A genomic region of Coriobacteriaceae bacterium contains the following coding sequences:
- a CDS encoding stage 0 sporulation family protein yields the protein MPLVASVRLRYASQDYWFDPAGLDVKAGDHVLVETSKGTEIGLCTHDVVDVEEVELAKPLKPVIRIATEEDLEKADEIAARDQEALAVFHDLADKNHLDMSPSAVEFSFDESHATFYFTSDDRVDFRGLVRDLAAEFHTRVDMRQIGPRDEARMLGGLGHCGEELCCARLGGEFQPVSIRMAKEQDLPLNPTKISGLCGRLMCCLRYEYEAYKDFKGRAPKKNALIDTPAGMGKVVEFDTPRETVRLRMEDGSSLTLPVSFLDTGDKVPREGERIRPCHISQENFDKIMEELSNDSNLAMMGEKLFSDDPNLADTTAEGGSLERVHRRRRGSSGSSSHGSSGESGRKPRKRGSSSPEPKPRDERKRRRSVSATDGSEIKHDDSTRKQASGSKDEQSSGNANRSRNRRRRSNGKPRENGQSTQSKDGAQGKSQGSSRPRPGQHSSTVSGSAAQGGSGGSNGSGNKRRRRRRGGSGHGQGSGKPSEGKASE from the coding sequence ATGCCATTAGTAGCGTCCGTTCGACTTCGCTACGCGTCCCAGGACTATTGGTTCGACCCTGCTGGCCTTGACGTGAAGGCGGGAGACCACGTGCTGGTCGAGACAAGCAAGGGCACCGAAATTGGCCTGTGCACTCACGATGTCGTCGATGTCGAAGAGGTGGAGCTCGCCAAGCCGCTCAAGCCGGTCATCCGCATCGCGACCGAGGAAGACCTCGAAAAGGCCGACGAGATAGCCGCGCGCGACCAAGAAGCGCTCGCCGTCTTTCATGACCTTGCCGATAAGAACCACCTCGACATGAGTCCCTCGGCCGTCGAGTTCTCGTTCGACGAGTCGCATGCGACCTTCTACTTCACCTCGGATGACCGCGTGGACTTCCGCGGTCTCGTGCGCGATCTGGCTGCCGAGTTCCACACGCGCGTCGACATGCGCCAGATCGGGCCGCGTGACGAAGCCCGCATGCTCGGTGGTCTGGGCCATTGCGGCGAGGAGCTGTGCTGCGCACGTCTGGGTGGCGAGTTCCAGCCCGTGAGCATTCGCATGGCCAAGGAGCAGGACCTTCCGCTCAACCCCACGAAGATTTCGGGTCTGTGCGGCAGGCTCATGTGCTGCCTGCGCTACGAGTACGAGGCATACAAGGACTTCAAGGGTCGCGCCCCCAAGAAGAACGCCCTCATCGACACGCCGGCGGGCATGGGCAAGGTCGTCGAGTTCGATACGCCACGCGAGACCGTGCGTCTGCGTATGGAGGACGGCTCGAGTCTCACGCTTCCCGTTTCGTTCCTTGACACGGGCGACAAGGTGCCGCGCGAGGGCGAGCGCATTCGCCCTTGCCACATCTCGCAGGAGAACTTCGACAAGATCATGGAGGAGCTCAGCAACGACAGCAATCTCGCGATGATGGGCGAGAAGCTCTTCTCCGATGACCCCAACCTGGCTGACACCACGGCCGAAGGCGGCTCGCTCGAGCGCGTTCACCGTCGTCGTCGCGGCTCGTCGGGCTCTTCCTCGCACGGCTCATCGGGCGAATCGGGCCGCAAGCCACGCAAGCGCGGGTCTTCCTCGCCGGAGCCCAAGCCGCGCGATGAACGCAAGCGCCGCCGTTCCGTCTCCGCAACCGACGGCAGCGAGATCAAGCACGACGACTCCACGCGTAAGCAAGCGAGTGGCTCCAAGGACGAGCAATCCTCGGGCAATGCGAACCGCTCGCGTAATCGCCGCAGGCGCTCGAACGGCAAGCCACGCGAAAACGGCCAGAGTACGCAGTCTAAGGATGGCGCGCAGGGCAAGAGCCAAGGTTCCTCGCGTCCGCGCCCCGGTCAGCACTCATCGACCGTAAGCGGAAGCGCAGCACAGGGCGGCTCAGGTGGCTCGAATGGTTCGGGCAACAAGCGCCGCCGCAGACGCCGTGGCGGGTCGGGACACGGTCAGGGTTCAGGCAAGCCAAGCGAGGGCAAGGCAAGCGAATAA